CTACAGCATTGTTCATGCTTGCAACAAAGCTCTGTCTACCGGAGAACTATCTCAGCCAGATAAAGAAGTTTATATTCGAAAGGCAGGGATAGAACATTGTTTCGTTTGCACGTATGACTCTCGAAAGTTTGAGCATCTTTATGCTGAGCACGTTGTCAGGTATTGTTAATCTCAAGAAAAAGAGCGCCCACGATGTATGACACATCGTGGGCGCTCTGGGAGGAGTCAGTGTCCAACGCACATGCGTGAGTTGGGCAAGACTTTACGGACAGCCTGCTGCGTACGCGTTGCCGAAGCAAATGTAGTCAAAGATGTTTAGTGTTCCATCCACATTGCAGTCTGCGTACATGCCATTGGCTGCGTAGTCATTTCCAAAGCAGATGTAATCAAAGATGTTGAGCGTGCCGCTGTCATCGCAGTCCGCATAGCAGACGTCCACCAACTTGTACACGCTGCCGAAGTTGCCAAACGGCCCTAGGTTTGTGCCAGCGAGCAGATACACCTCGCCATCGTCGTCCTGGCCGAAACCTTTGATATACAACCCAAGATCTCGATTGTCCTTGCCAAGAATGAACTCGTTGATGGTGCCAGCGTTCAGGTCGCTGTAGAACAATCTGCCGCTTGCACTTCCGAACGCAAGGGAAAAATCACCAAACACGTACTTGCCGCTGAGCGTCGGTATTGCTGAGCCATTGTACATGTATCCACCGATGATCGAGATGCCCTCATCATGATCATATTCAATCACGGGGTCCTTCAGTCCCGAAGGAAGACCACCAAGATTGTCAATGATGTATCCGTTTGCGACACCATTATGATGGAATCTGAATGATCCCTCCTTCAGTCTCCATCCAAGATTGTCTCCCGCCTGCACGATGTTGACCTCTTCAATCGCGCGCTGACCAACATCCGCCACGATGAGATTGCTTCCCATGAACGAGAATCGGAACGGATTGCGCAATCCATAGGCGAAGATTTCATCAAGACCTTGCTGGTTAACAAACGGGTTGTTTGCTGGGACACCGTACTGTCCATTCACACCATTGGTGCCAAGCGGATCAATACGAATGATGGAGCCATAGATTGTCTCGTTATCCTGCCCGTTGCCGAACGGTCCGTGACCCCACATTGGCTGGCCCATTGAGATCTGCCCGTCGTTGTCGTCACCACCGCCACCATCGCCGAACGCGATGTACAGCATATCGTCTGGACCGAACATCATCATACCGCCGTTGTGGTTGAACTGCGGCTCAAGAATGCGGATGATCTCGCGCCGGGAAGTTGGATCCACAAGGTTCGGATTCGCGCTGTCTACCTGCCACTCAGCGATGACAGCATGGTGATTTGCGCCTTGTCCGACGGGCGGTGGGAGTGCGGGAACAAAGTCCGGTGTGCCCGCTTCGGGTTCGCTCGTGTACGTGTACAACTTGCCGAACCCCGGAGTACCCGGTGTGTTGTACTGCGGATGGAATGTAAAGCCAATCAAGCCGCGTTCGTCAAAGTCACCAAAGGGGTCTCCTGTGCCGAAGATGCCGAGGCTTACAAGCCGTGACGAGACATCAAGGAATGGCTGTGCGACAAGAGTGCCATTATCGATGATCCGCACGAGTCCCGCTTGATCTGCAACAAACAGACTGTTTCCACCTGTTGGATCATCTACCATTGCGTGTGGGGCTGTCAGTCCTGTTGCGACCTCTTCGAGTTCAATACGGATGGTGTTCTTGACGATCGGGTCTGGAAACGGATCCGTGATTGCAACGACAGGGTTAAACCCAAAGTCGTCGACCACCGCAGCACTCCCAAGAGGTCCGCCTGAGTTAGTAACATCAATGCGGGAGATTGGGCCCACATTTGTAAATGTGTAGAATGTGAATGTGCTTGTGAGGTTGGCAGACGCAACCTGCACACCATCCGGGTTAAAGACCTGCACCAATCCGGCAACCGAAGAAACAGAGTTTCTTGCCCAGAATCCAACATCATCTGCTGGTGTTTCAAAGGCAATCGATCCCACTGTTCCCGCATTGATCATCTGCCATGAGAACACGCCCGAGTGATTCAACGCGGGGTTTCCACTGTTCAAAGACTCACCGCCAGTAAACGCAGCAGTGTTTGGAACAGTGCCAACTGAAAAACTTGTTGATGCGATCCCTTCAAAGTCTGTTGTGACTGAAAAGGGTTGTGACCATACCGGTGCAACTGCACACCAACTGGCCAAAACTGTGCACACTTCTATCTTTGTTCGTACCACGTTCTCCACCTTTCTGAGCGAATGTGTAATCGAGTGCGATGAGATGTCTTAAACAAATCCACCCAAAGATACAAATACTCTCACTGTCACACTAATGTCACCCTCAGAACAGAGGGATTTTCCTTCGATGTCGCTATACAGAAAAAGCAATTGTGTTCACCGCAACTCAATGAAATTGAAATCGACTCGTCAGGTATGAACTGGGTTTATGTAGAGAACCGACTGTGGTTATACAGAAAGAGTGTGAAGTCACATAAGCAGCGACAGTAAACCGCACGTCAGATGACATGCCATTGCACGAAGCAGGAACTCGTGCATCCGTTCAACATGCTGTTCTCTGAACTGTGTGTCGTTGAGCGCTCGATGAAATACAACGCACTTGCATCTCTGAGATGAAGAGATTCCCACGCCTGCGATATGCAGACTGGAGGGTCAGGCATTGGGTTCAGGCGTTTGAATTGCAGGGACGCTGGAGAGCAAAGACACAGACATCGAAAAGGTCCTATAAATAATATAGCTCGGCAACAATATTGGCCATTTGAACAACTTGAGTGAGGAAACGCTCGAAAAGTGCACTCTTGATTGCGGAAAAAACCCGTTTCGGTACAATAAAGCCTCCACACAACGTAGGAGATAGACGCAGCATTCACCGTTGTAACCCCGCATGCCCAGAACCCCACAATCATTTCTGTATGTTCGTGAGTTTCGCTACCGGCACAGTGTGCGGATTGCGCGCGCGTTTACGCTTGTAGAGTTGCTGGTTGTGATCGCGATTGTCGCGATCCTTCTTGGTCTGCTTGTGCCGTCGCTGCGCATGGTGATGGGTTCTGCACGCTCAATGAAGTGTCAGGTATCGCAACGCAGTATCGCATTCGACTTTGCCCTCTTTGCTGATGACAACCTGCACGGCGATCGTGGCGATGATGCGAGAAAATATGGCAGTTCTCGTTTTACGCTTGAGACGTTCCAGGAGAGCATGTATGGTGTTGATGAGTTCTGGCGTTACGGCAATGCCAGTACTCACACGCTTCCTGACGCGAGTGGGCATGATCCGATGCGCTGCCCGGAAGTGCATGGACATGTTTCTGTTGTGAGCCAGACAGCATGCGCGTCTGGTGCAGTGACACCCGCGAAGTTTGTTTCGTATACATTCAACTCCCGCCTGCATTACGGCGAAGTCGAGAAAAACAAAGGTCAGATTGGTGCCAAGCTGATGAAGCTCTCCAGTTCTGTTCTCAATCACCCCAATGTTCCGCTGCTGTGGGATGGCGATGGTGAGGAAGCAGAGCGTCGGAACGTTGTGCCGCTGTTTGGGGCGCCGACGCTTGACAGCCAGGTGGTGTACGCGAATGACCAGTACTGGTTTCCTTCGATGCGACATCTCGGCAGCATGAATGTTGCTTTTCTTGGTGGCCATGTGCTTTCTACGAAAAAGCCGCTTCTTGAATCGGACTGGGACTGGGGTTTTCAGCCGTCAAACTAGTTGCTTTCGTTTCACTCTAAGTAGGTATACCACAGGCTGAGTTTCCTCGCGCGATGCATGCTTCATACTGGGCATGGTTTGAGCGATAGAATAGTGCATAGTTTTGTCACCCCACGCTTCTCGGCGGTTGGGCATCCAAGCACATGCGAATACGCTGGAAGTTTGCCATCCTGCTTGCGATCCTGCTGACAGCACTTGTTGCGAGTGTTGGCACAGCTGTGTTTTCGATTGCGGTGTTCCATCGTGAGCTAGAGCAGCCGATGGCGAGCATACAGCGCATTATGACAGAGCTCAACCGCATCAAACGTTCAGTGCAGGAACAGTACGATCTGCTTGGCTCACCCAATGGGCTTCACGAAGACAGTGCGCCGGTTCCTGATGGAGCGATTCTTGACATGCCTTGGACGGTTGAGCAGCGCAATCAACGTGCGATGGATGTGGGCATAATGCGGGATAGAGTTGCGAGTTCGATCGAGATACTTGAGACCATCCCTGATTATCGAGTATGGCTTGGATCGCGGGTGACTGACAGCATTGACCGACTTGCAGATGAAGCGCATGCAGGTGTTGTGTCATGGAGGGACATGAACACCAGCGGCGGGCTCGAAGCAGCCCGTGCTGCGATGTATAACTCTCACGAACTGATCGAAGCTGTCGAGTCGCGCATACTCGAAACCGCGGGGAAGGAACTGGAACTCGCAAATCTCCTTCGTTCGCGTATCTTTTTCATTCTGGCTGTTTCAACGCTTGCTGTGCTGGGTAGCGTGCTCTACGCAACGGTACTTGTGCGGAGATGGATCATCGCACCTGTAGGACGTATCCGCACAGCCACACAGCGCATCGCAAAGGGAGATTTCTCGCATCGTATTGAAACGGTGGGTTCCGATGAAATCGCTGAACTTGGGCACGAAGTAAACCACATGTCCGAGATGATCGTGAAGATGCAGGAAGAGCGAATCGAACAGGAGCGACTTGCAGCGTTTGGCGAGATGACGCGAACGATTGTTCACAATCTTCGCAATCCACTTGCGGGGATTCGATCTATTGCGGAACTTACGCAGTCAGAGCTCCATGAGGCAGATCCCGAACTCGCTTCAGGGCAGCAGCGGATTGTGTCCACAGTTGATCGGTTTGAGTCATGGCTGACGTCATTGCTGCGCGGGTCACGTCCGATGGAACTGAACCCCGAGCCATTCGATCCGCAGGAGTTGTTCCTCAGGCTCAAGCAATCGCTCGATGCCAGTGCTCGTGGGGCACATATCAATCTCATCTTTGAATCGAGTCCTGATGTTCCGGTCGTAACTGGAGATCCAAACCAGATCGAGCAGGCGTTGATAGCGTTTATTGCCAATGCGATCGAGGTGTCACCTGCTGGTACCAACGTCCGAGTTGGTGTAGACATGCTCTCAGAAACCATGCAAAGCACACAGTGTGTCCAGTTCTGGGTAGAAGATCAGGGATCAGGGGTCGCTCCGGAGTTGCAGCAGAAGATCTTTGAACCATACTTTACAACGAAGCAGACTGGAACTGGCATCGGCCTTGCATTGACAAAGCGGGTCGCACAGAGTCATGGGGGCTCTGTAGCCGTAGAAAACTCCAGTTCTGAAGTGAAACGACGGTTTGGCGCCCGGTTTTTGCTGACGATCCCACACATATCTCGGATCTCAGCAGGGTAATGATGTGAGACAATGGCCAGATTTGGCCATTCGGAGCCAAGTGTGGCCAATATTCTCGTGATAGATGATGAAGAGAACCTGCGGTTCTCGACCCGTCGAGCCCTTGCCAAAGCCGGGCATGTTGTCGCTGAGGCTGCAACAGCTGACGAGGCCATGAAGCTGTTTGAATCCAACACCTTCGACATTGCACTCTTTGATGTGCACATTGGTGAGGACAACGGTATCGACCTGCTCGAACAAGCACGCGAGAACGGGTTCGAGGGTGCTGCAATCATCATGACTGGGTTTGGCTCGATCCCGGATGTTGTCCGTGCGATGAAACTTGGTGCAGACAACTATTTGCAGAAGCCTGTCAGTCTGGAGGAGCTTTCGATTCTTGTGCAGCGGGCACTCGATGATCGCGACCGAAAACGTCGACTTCGTCTTATCGATCGTGCCAAACAGCATGAAGCTGATGCTGATCAGGTGATTGGTGTGAGCAGCCAGTGGCAGGAAGTCGTATCGCTCGCGAATCGTCTTGCAGCTCTCCCCATCCCAGTTGCACATGGTCAGTCTGATTCAGGAACAACCGGTCCCGCACTTCCCACTATTCTGATTCTTGGCGAAACGGGAAGTGGTAAGGGCGTGGTTTCGCGACACATCCATCGCATGTCATCGAAGCTTCGCGAAAAACCGAACGCTCCGTTTGTTCATCTGAACTGCAATGCGCTTCCAGCCCAGCTCGTGGAATCAGAGTTGTTCGGACACGAAAAGGGTGCCTTCACTGACGCGCAGACATCACGTGAAGGATTGTTTGAGATGGCTTCCGGTGGGATCATCTTCCTCGACGAGATCGGTGATCTGCCGTTAGAACTCCAGGGCAAACTGCTCACGGTGTTGGAACAGGGGACATTCCGGCGCGTGGGCGGCAATCGTGATCGACACGTCCATGCCATGGTTATCGCAGCGACAAACCAGAATCTGGACACACGCGTCGAGGAGGGCGCGTTCCGTCGTGACCTGCTTTACAGGCTGAACGCGTTCCAGATCGTGCTGCCGCCGTTGCGTGAGCGCATTGATGATGCCGTCGAACTGCTCGAACGCATGATTACACGCTTTGCAAAGCAGTACGGAAAAGAACCGGCCATGCTCAGCGATGGTGCCAAGCTGGCGATCCGCAATCACACATGGCCGGGCAACGCGCGCGAGGTTGTGAATATCGCACAGCGCGTGGTTATGCTCAGCGAGCACACAGAACTGAGCGCATCAGATCTCGGACTCGCTTCGCATAGCGATGAGGATTCAGATCACAAGCACGACAATCGCGCGACGCGTATCAGTTCGAACGGCACGCTCCATTTCAACTTCGAAACCGGCATCCATAAGGCAAAGGATGTTGAGCGCGAACTCATTGAACAGGCCCTGGAGCACACAAAGGGAAACGTCAGTAAGGCTGCACAGCTTATTGGCATGCAGCGAAGCAGCTTCAGGTATCGGCTTGAACGCTATCAGATGGACGATGCAAGCCATATGCAGGGAGCGGATCGATGACTCATCATTTGTATCAACATATGACGCGTCTTGTTGCTGGTCTGGGCGTGCTTGCAGCTGGAAACTCTGCATTCGCACAGACACAGCAGATTTTCAATGATGATGTTGGCGATGCGACGTTCCGCCCTTCATCGACGACCGCACCATTGGTCAGTGAACCAATTGATCTCGTTTCACTGAAACTGAGTGGCTGGCAGACAAGTACTCCTCTAACCAACCCGTTCAGTGGTTCTGTGACGAACTGGCAGACACAACATCTGTTTCGCATGGATCTTGTGATTGACGGTCTGGTCAACCCGCCGGGACGTGCAGATATTGGTAACTACAACCCAACAGAGTTCGGCGATAACCCGCTGTACGCCTATATCGACCTGGATATTGATGATCGAAAAGACACCGGCGGCGAAACCAGTGGACCAGCAGCGTTCCGATACCTTGCCAATGTGGGTCGCTTTGGTCGCCGTGGACACAGCTCATTCGGCGAGCGGACCGCAGTCACGCACGAAGACATTGATGGCGACTTTGTCACCGCACCGTATTATGAACGCTCCGGAGCGGACTGGGCATTTGTTCTGTGCGGCTGCACAAGCATCTCGATTGTTTCAGGCGACACAAACGCAAACAATGTGTTTGATGCAGGCGAGACCTGGGTTATTCAGGGGCGCTTGTTTGAGCGATCCAAGGGATACCAGGAAGCAAGCACAACCAACAATCCCACATTTGGCGGCAGTGCGCTCGGTTTGTACGATCCCATCGTCAAGGTGCAGTTTTCTCATTCCATCTCTGCAGACCAGACAACAGTTTCGCTTGTGTACGCATTGGATCAGACTGGCGCAAAGAACCTTAACGGGCTGGGTAGCACGCCTCCAATGAACACAAACGTGAGTGATGCCAGCAGCATTGCCGAAGGCCTGCAGAATATCATTGATGCAGCAAATGCTGGCAGTCTTCCGTATCCAGTCTCATACACATTCTGCGATGACTGGGAAGGCAGAAACATCAATGATTACATGGATCCGACAGATTGGGCGGTTACAGCTCTGGTCGGTACCGCATTTGCAGCACCGGATGTCAAGCAGTTTGTATGGACGGATACGGGCTTCAACGAGGTCTTTGCAGATGTGAATGGCGACGGGATCATTACTCCGTACGACAAACTTGCGATCCAGAACTTCGTCTATGCAAAGGATGGCACAGGATTTGATGCCGATGGCTCGAAGAACGGGCGGGTCACACTGGCAAACCCCGGTCCTGAGTTTGTGCTGTATGACCTTGACAGCAACGGATCTGTCGAGCCGGACGACCACTGGGTGTACGGTCACAGAGCAGATCTTGACGGCTCGGGCACATTAACCATCTTTGACTACATCGCATTTGGAACGTACTACGGCATGAATGATCAGATTGCTGATTTCACCTTTGATGAGATTCTCAATGTCTTCGATTATATCGCATTTGGAAATGCCTATTCGCAGTAGATCAATACGAGTTGCCTCTTTGATGAACAAGCCAGCCTCAGTGCTGGCTTGTTCTTTTGGATGCATGGTGTGGCCAATGCTGTTTCAAGCATTGATAACATCTGGCCAAATCAAATAAGTTACCCATAGAACATCATCATTTTTGTATTGAAATCTCAGGTTGCCACTTTGGCACACGAGTTGCATTCTCGCTATTGCACGCAATGGATGGCTCCGTGTGGAGCCACACGAAATACTCCCTCTTGTCTGATATCGAATGGAGAAAGCAATGAAGACTCGTCATGTTTCAGGTATGATCGCTCTCGCACTCTGCACAGCAGCAGGCCACGCACAAGTCGCATTCACCGGACCCACAAGCTATGCAACAGCACAACGCCCCGATGGTGTTGCGCTCGCTGACTTCAACGGTGACGGCATGACAGACATGGCCGTGACAGTTGACAATCAGGATCGTATCCTGTTTTTCAACGGCACCGGCGGCGGCACGCTGACACCCGGCGCAACAATCTTCCTTGGAGCGGGTGTTGGTGCAGGGCCGCTCGCTGCTGGTGATTTCAATGGTGATGGCACAATGGACATCGCTGTCGGTCTGAAGAACAACAACCAGGTTGTTGTGTACGCAAACAATGCAGGTATTTTCTCTCAGGCTGGCTCCACGCCTGTTGGCAACCGTCCTGTGTACATACGCACCGCCGAACTTGGCGGTGGCGCTGGCCTCGATATGGCTGTCGCAAATCGTGATGGGAACTCGATCAGTATTCTGACGAACTCCGGCACTGGCACATTTGCTGCTGTCTCTGTTGCAGTCGGGAACGAACCACGCTCGGTTGCTGCGGGTGACTGGGATGGCGATGGCGATATGGATTTGGTCTCGACCAACCATGACGATCGCTCAGTGTCGGTTATCACAAACAATGGTGGCACCTTTGCTCAGTCGGCAACGCTGTTTGTCGGCGGACAGGTTCGCCCCGATGGCATCACCGCCGCTGACTTTGACGGCGACGGCGACATGGACTTCGCGACCGCAACAAGCGACGACAATATCGCGTTCAACTTTGCAGCTGTTTTCTTCAACAACGGCGGTACCTTTGCTGGCCCGAACAACTTCCCCGTCAATGCGATCAACGCAGGCGATATCGTTGCCGCTGACTTTGATCTCGATGGAGACATGGATATTGTCACCGCGAACGAGGACTCCGGGAATGTCTCTGTGCTGACAAACACTGGCGGAACCTTTGGTCCTGCAACATTGATCTCAACAGGCGCACATCCCGATACACTGGCAATCGGTGACATCGACAACAACGGATCTATGGACGTTGCGGTCACAAATCGTGACAGCGACAGCACGTCCATTCTGCTTAGCACCGCTGCGGGTTCGAGTTGCTACGCCGACTGCGATTCGAACGGTGTGCTGAACGTGTTCGATTACATCTGCTTCGGTAACGCATATTCGGCTGGCGACCCATATGCCGACTGCGATGGCTCCGGTGCATTGAATATCTTCGATTACATCTGCTTCGGCAACGCGTACTCGGCCGGCTGCCCGTAATCGAGACTGATCTCCCTTCTTCCCCTCTTTTCCAGTCGCTTTGTGCACGATCTGATCGTGACACAAAGCAGAGTGCCGCTCGCCTGGTGCAGAGCGGCACTTTTTAATTTGCTTTCCAATGAAGTTCTCTCTTGTGTTGAGACGACGGATGGGGCTCGATTGGTCCGACGTTCATGTAATTTTTTCAAGATATTGCAATCCTGTCAGATGCGTAACCTTGCTTTTTGGCACGGCTTGGTGGATTCATGTGCAGGAGTTCGCTGCAGGAGCGGTTTTTTCACAAGCTGCGATGGTTCGTAAGTTATACTATCTTAATAATAAGATGCTCTTATAACTTTGTATAATAAGTTCGGTGTTGATAGCAGCTACAATCGCAATAGCCCGCAATTCAGTCTGTACTGTTGTCGCAAAGCAAGATTCCAGACTCAACGGCGTACGCAGGCGTGGCATTCGAGACAGCACATAGAACGTCGAACCCTGTCGCATTCAGTTCTTTGGAGGATACACCATGGCAGCACCCGCACGAAACAAATGGTGGCACGATGTTGTCAGTGTCGACTCGGTGAAGCTTGAGAACGGTACGCATCTGCTTTGGGGTGATCGAGTTCAGATTCTTGAGGAAGATAGTGCAACGGATCGAGTAAAGATCTTTGGCCGGGGAACGACGGGATGGGTCGACCGTCGTGTTCTAGGCGGTGAGCCTCTTCTTGAGTTGTATTTTATCGATGTTGGGCAAGGCGATGGCATCCTTGTCGTGACGCCAGAGGGGCACCATCTGCTTATAGATGGGGGACACAGTCGGGGTCGCCAGCCCACAGGGAAAAGTGCAGCGGATTTCGTCGATTGGAAGTTCCACAAGGACTATCTGCATTTCAACGATCGAGACAATCCCGACTTGAACATGATCCGCATTGATGCGATGATCGCCTCGCACGCAGATGCGGATCACTATGGGGGACTTGAAGATCTTGTTGATCGAGAGACACCGGGATATCAGGAAGAACTCGACAGCTTTGGGGTTTCAGTTGAAGCGTTCTATCACCCCGGACTGTGTCCACAGCAAGAGGGAACTGACAAGCTTGGGCGCAAACGAGACAATCATTTTTATGATTTGCTCGAAGATCGTGACTCGATGCTTGATGCGATCAAGAGCAATCCGGACGGCGAAATCAAAGCTCGTGGATGGTGGAAGGACTTCCTCGTTCATATTGCGCAGCAGCAACGAGCTGATGGCAGTCCGACCCTTGTCAAACGCCTGTCACGAGAAACAGAGTTCCTGCCCGGGTTTTCTCCGGATGACGATACAACTGTGACAGTACGAGTGCTTGCACCGGTGACCAAACAGGTTGATGGCGCGCCGGGGTTGAAAGACCTCGGAAATGAAGGATATAACAAGAATGGGCATTCTGTCGCCCTTCGCTTGGATTATGGTGAACGGCGTTTTCTTCTCACAGGTGACCTCAACGAGAAAAGTCATGCACTCATCATTGATGACTATGGAGATGACTTTGTTTCTGAATGGCAATCCGACGTGGCGAAGGCATGTCACCATGGCAGCCACCACGCGGATATGAACTTCATGCGTGGTGTCGGGGCACTTGCGACCGTGTTCTCCAGCGGCGATGCGAACACGTTTGATCATCCAAGGGCTTGGGTGCTTGCGGGTGCTGCGATCTCTGGGCGCGTCGTTGAAGACCCCAATTTGCCCAGGCTCAGAGCACCACTCATCTACAGCACCGAAGTCGCCAGAAGCGTTGATCTCGGCAAGATCGAGCAGCTCCGTGGATACGAGGATCAACAGAAGTACGGCGTTCCGAGTGAAGATCCAGTCCAAACAATCAGCGGTGACGCAACAATCGCGAAGTGGCGATTGGTCTTTGATCACGACTCACCAGCAGCATCTGCGTATCCACCGATAGCCGGTGTGCGCGCTGTGCGCGGTGTGGTTTACGGTCTCGTGAATGTTCGCACCGACGGTGAGCGCGTACTCTTTGCTGTCCGAAATGAGGGGAACAAGTCCTGGGCTGGGGAAACGCTTGAGCCCGATGATTTTCAGCGGGCTTACAGACTGGTTCGTTCTGATCTCGATTGATGCCAAAGCCCTCAGCCAGTATGCTCACGAATCACCTGTATCAACCCCCCTATGAGTAGAGTTATAGTAACTGCGGGTTCTATTCCATTATACTCGGGCAGCTAAAGCCTGTTTCATGACGATAAGTGTAAGCACGAGCAGTCCAATACTTGCACCGCCCACCGACCGCCAGAATGCGACATATTGATCAAACATTTTACCACCCGGGGGGAGATACAAACACGTCAGAAACACCAGCAAGCCCGTAAGCAGTAACTTTCGCTGCACACCAACCGAGAGTATCAGTGTCATGCCAAGTGCAACCATGGGTAGTGCGAGAAACATATGGCGAGCCTCGGTCTGAGGACTGAATATGAGTAATGCGGCGAGCAAGCCGAACCATTCAAGTGTTGTGAGAAGCTCTGATCGAACATCATTCTTCTGAATGAACAATGTGGCATCGTGTGCGCTATACACGCGCATGACGATAAGAAGCAAACCGAGGCAGGCGATCGTCACAACTAACAATGCTTCAAATGGCGAACCCGTCCAGCGTGCCATTGCACTCGTAATCGAAACACTGCGATCCCAGGTGATCGGATGTGGATTTGCGTGACCTCTCGTATCGAGCCCAAAGACGGCGCTGAGTATGGAGAAGGACTCTCCGAGATACGATAGATTTCGCCCCCAGCCGACAATCAGCGAGGGGGCGAGTGCAAGCGTGGCTATGCACGCTGCGAAGGAGCAGAGTTCACGCCATCGTCCACGCAGAATGAGATAAGGTAGCAGAATAATTGCTTGGTACTTGATCATGCATGCTCCCGCCATTGCAGCGCCGCATTTCATGGGATCTGTCCGATACCATTGTAATGACAGCACGCACAGGAGCAGCACGATGGCATCGGTCTGGCCCATCATCATCACTGCTCGGGCTTTGTCGATCAATAGCATAAATGCCGATGCCCCAAGAGGCCAGAGCATGTTTGATGATTGAAGCCCAAGTGAAGCGATACATCTTTTCGCAGTTACCCATACGGCAGCGAACATCGCGGCTCCGTTGATACAGCACCAGAGCGCGCCCGCAAAGGCAAATGAGAACACTGTCAACGGGGTCAATACAATTGCAAACACAGGCGGATAAAGGTAGCCCTGCTCGTAGCTTGCGTATGGACTCTCCCCCTGCGTGATCGCTTGTGCAGCGAAGTAGAAGTCATCAAAGTCTCCATGCCTTCCATCAAGATATGACTTCATCCCCATACATGTGAGCAGGGCAATAGGAATTAGAAGGAACAAATATCTGAATGAACCGCACTTGTGGGTTAGATCTGTTGACGTGCATTTCTGCCGCTTCGTT
Above is a genomic segment from Phycisphaeraceae bacterium containing:
- a CDS encoding type II secretion system protein, yielding MPRTPQSFLYVREFRYRHSVRIARAFTLVELLVVIAIVAILLGLLVPSLRMVMGSARSMKCQVSQRSIAFDFALFADDNLHGDRGDDARKYGSSRFTLETFQESMYGVDEFWRYGNASTHTLPDASGHDPMRCPEVHGHVSVVSQTACASGAVTPAKFVSYTFNSRLHYGEVEKNKGQIGAKLMKLSSSVLNHPNVPLLWDGDGEEAERRNVVPLFGAPTLDSQVVYANDQYWFPSMRHLGSMNVAFLGGHVLSTKKPLLESDWDWGFQPSN
- a CDS encoding HAMP domain-containing histidine kinase, coding for MRIRWKFAILLAILLTALVASVGTAVFSIAVFHRELEQPMASIQRIMTELNRIKRSVQEQYDLLGSPNGLHEDSAPVPDGAILDMPWTVEQRNQRAMDVGIMRDRVASSIEILETIPDYRVWLGSRVTDSIDRLADEAHAGVVSWRDMNTSGGLEAARAAMYNSHELIEAVESRILETAGKELELANLLRSRIFFILAVSTLAVLGSVLYATVLVRRWIIAPVGRIRTATQRIAKGDFSHRIETVGSDEIAELGHEVNHMSEMIVKMQEERIEQERLAAFGEMTRTIVHNLRNPLAGIRSIAELTQSELHEADPELASGQQRIVSTVDRFESWLTSLLRGSRPMELNPEPFDPQELFLRLKQSLDASARGAHINLIFESSPDVPVVTGDPNQIEQALIAFIANAIEVSPAGTNVRVGVDMLSETMQSTQCVQFWVEDQGSGVAPELQQKIFEPYFTTKQTGTGIGLALTKRVAQSHGGSVAVENSSSEVKRRFGARFLLTIPHISRISAG
- a CDS encoding VCBS repeat-containing protein, which produces MKTRHVSGMIALALCTAAGHAQVAFTGPTSYATAQRPDGVALADFNGDGMTDMAVTVDNQDRILFFNGTGGGTLTPGATIFLGAGVGAGPLAAGDFNGDGTMDIAVGLKNNNQVVVYANNAGIFSQAGSTPVGNRPVYIRTAELGGGAGLDMAVANRDGNSISILTNSGTGTFAAVSVAVGNEPRSVAAGDWDGDGDMDLVSTNHDDRSVSVITNNGGTFAQSATLFVGGQVRPDGITAADFDGDGDMDFATATSDDNIAFNFAAVFFNNGGTFAGPNNFPVNAINAGDIVAADFDLDGDMDIVTANEDSGNVSVLTNTGGTFGPATLISTGAHPDTLAIGDIDNNGSMDVAVTNRDSDSTSILLSTAAGSSCYADCDSNGVLNVFDYICFGNAYSAGDPYADCDGSGALNIFDYICFGNAYSAGCP
- a CDS encoding sigma-54-dependent Fis family transcriptional regulator, whose amino-acid sequence is MANILVIDDEENLRFSTRRALAKAGHVVAEAATADEAMKLFESNTFDIALFDVHIGEDNGIDLLEQARENGFEGAAIIMTGFGSIPDVVRAMKLGADNYLQKPVSLEELSILVQRALDDRDRKRRLRLIDRAKQHEADADQVIGVSSQWQEVVSLANRLAALPIPVAHGQSDSGTTGPALPTILILGETGSGKGVVSRHIHRMSSKLREKPNAPFVHLNCNALPAQLVESELFGHEKGAFTDAQTSREGLFEMASGGIIFLDEIGDLPLELQGKLLTVLEQGTFRRVGGNRDRHVHAMVIAATNQNLDTRVEEGAFRRDLLYRLNAFQIVLPPLRERIDDAVELLERMITRFAKQYGKEPAMLSDGAKLAIRNHTWPGNAREVVNIAQRVVMLSEHTELSASDLGLASHSDEDSDHKHDNRATRISSNGTLHFNFETGIHKAKDVERELIEQALEHTKGNVSKAAQLIGMQRSSFRYRLERYQMDDASHMQGADR
- a CDS encoding PQQ-dependent sugar dehydrogenase — protein: MASWCAVAPVWSQPFSVTTDFEGIASTSFSVGTVPNTAAFTGGESLNSGNPALNHSGVFSWQMINAGTVGSIAFETPADDVGFWARNSVSSVAGLVQVFNPDGVQVASANLTSTFTFYTFTNVGPISRIDVTNSGGPLGSAAVVDDFGFNPVVAITDPFPDPIVKNTIRIELEEVATGLTAPHAMVDDPTGGNSLFVADQAGLVRIIDNGTLVAQPFLDVSSRLVSLGIFGTGDPFGDFDERGLIGFTFHPQYNTPGTPGFGKLYTYTSEPEAGTPDFVPALPPPVGQGANHHAVIAEWQVDSANPNLVDPTSRREIIRILEPQFNHNGGMMMFGPDDMLYIAFGDGGGGDDNDGQISMGQPMWGHGPFGNGQDNETIYGSIIRIDPLGTNGVNGQYGVPANNPFVNQQGLDEIFAYGLRNPFRFSFMGSNLIVADVGQRAIEEVNIVQAGDNLGWRLKEGSFRFHHNGVANGYIIDNLGGLPSGLKDPVIEYDHDEGISIIGGYMYNGSAIPTLSGKYVFGDFSLAFGSASGRLFYSDLNAGTINEFILGKDNRDLGLYIKGFGQDDDGEVYLLAGTNLGPFGNFGSVYKLVDVCYADCDDSGTLNIFDYICFGNDYAANGMYADCNVDGTLNIFDYICFGNAYAAGCP